From one Anguilla rostrata isolate EN2019 chromosome 12, ASM1855537v3, whole genome shotgun sequence genomic stretch:
- the LOC135236854 gene encoding homeobox protein prophet of Pit-1-like, producing MYMDYRCDFTCHSSEAAVYSANPEASKGGQNALRGVQAVPRRRKRITFSKAQLGDLEKAFSLTRYPDTTLKESLASVTGLPESKIQVWFQNRRARCFRREKQAEEDPAALLGLSITPTVPPSCPKIRREKFGCYRPYAPQ from the exons ATGTACATGGACTACAGGTGTGACTTTACCTGCCACAGCAGCGAGGCAGCAGTGTACTCAGCCAACCCCGAGGCTAGCAAAG GGGGGCAGAATGCTCTGCGGGGAGTCCAGGCTGTCCCACGGCGCAGAAAACGCATCACCTTCAGCAAGGCCCAGCTGGGGGACCTGGAGAAAGCCTTCAGCCTCACGCGCTACCCTGACACCACCCTGAAAGAGTCACTAGCCTCCGTCACAGGGCTGCCCGAGTCCAAGATCCAG GTCTGGTTCCAGAACCGCCGAGCTCGTTGCTTCAGACGTGAGAAGCAGGCTGAGGAGGATCCAGCAGCATTGCTTGGGCTTAGCATCACCCCAACTGTGCCCCCCAG CTGCCCCAAAATTAGGAGGGAAAAGTTTGGCTGCTACAGACCTTATGCCCCTCAGTGA
- the ulk2 gene encoding serine/threonine-protein kinase ULK2 has translation METVGDFEYSRKDLVGHGAFAVVFKGRHRKKTDWEVAIKSINKKNLSKSQILLGKEIKILKELQHENIVALYDVQETPSSVFLVMEYCNGGDLADYLQAKGTLREDTLRVFLQQIAAAMRILNSKGIIHRDLKPQNILLSYTGRKKGSLNGIRIKIADFGFARYLQSNMMAATLCGSPMYMAPEVIMSQNYDAKADLWSIGTVVYQCLVGKPPFQANSPQDLRMFYEKNKTLEPSIPRETSPHLCDLLLGLLQRNQKDRMDFDAFFSHPFLDPASTIKKSCPVPVPSCPGSVLDSTCGSSPSCRYVSPPSLPDMQTLPEDVLASPPLGPPNYLQLSKESGGSTSSKNSSCDTDDFVLVPHLSGEQSYDLPLGATGRRPSSEFLMCGGQPPPPPHAGQTPAVSPRAETTPIPVPTQVRNYQRIKQNLSSSPSPTQYGSPRSGTVRRSNTSPMGFPKAGSGSPSSAEGAQTLGRRLSTGSSRPYSPSPLGERAPVCLSVCLSACSSVCLSVCLFICLSVCVSVCLSQLSVCLSLAHSQRQLSSAAVAHLRLANPAHWSFPCSPPPPPPPTGSPGPPSQLLGARLHSAPTLTEVYHKQKLQKQLSDPVYPIQPSSSAYPSSHSPQLGRPGSLGTSPTKHLGSSPRSSDWLQKSPLPTIIGSPTKTTAPFKIPKTQASCNLMALASQQGLADSPARTLGESRDLCAHHCTPYPSARQATPEPSRTTFGRSVSTGRLSEPVRISLGGQPYQGSTDSLNTERPMDTAPAGIGGASPRTVLFTVGSPPKCSTPPTCSHLGSRPRTTSVGSSSSAGSLCSTSGRVYMGSPPSMAIGSSPPGAEAGPSSLRYVPYGTSPPSLDGFITFEAPELPEETLMEREHTDTLMHLRMMLSFTDGVLEIAAVRAGGADLGVSAASLYPPQDSVVVDQISQLSREWGQVEQLVLYMKAAQLLASSLHLAKAQIKSAKLNPSTAVKQVVRSLNERYKSCISLCRRLTDRLQHFFSDKQRFVDEINSVTAEKLIYNHAVEMVQTAALDEMFQQTEDIAFRYNKAAMLLEGLSKVLQDPADIENVNKYKASVERRISALCYCTVTLYE, from the exons ATGGAAACGGTTGGAGACTTTGAATACAGCAGGAAGGACCTGGTTGGACATGGGGCTTTCGCCGTCGTGTTCAAAGGAAGGCACAGGAAG AAGACCGACTGGGAGGTGGCCATCAAGAGCATCAACAAGAAGAACCTGTCCAAGTCCCAGATTTTACTGGGGAAGGAGATCAAGATCCtcaag gagCTTCAGCATGAGAACATCGTGGCTCTCTACGATGTGCAG GAAACACCGAGCTCTGTGTTCCTGGTGATGGAG taCTGTAACGGAGGGGACCTGGCTGACTACCTGCAAG CTAAAGGCACTCTGAGGGAGGACACGCTGCGGGTGTTCCTGCAGCAGATCGCGGCGGCCATGCGCATCCTCAACAGCAAGGGCATCATCCACCGCGACCTCAAGCCGCAGAACATCCTGCTCTCCTACACCGGCCGCAAGAAGGGCAGCCTCAATGGCATCCGCATCAAGATCG CTGATTTTGGCTTTGCGCGCTATCTCCAGAGCAACATGATGGCCGCCACCCTCTGCGGATCGCCCATGTacatg gccccagaGGTCATCATGTCGCAGAACTACGACGCCAAAGCTGACCTGTGGAGCATCGGGACCGTGGTGTACCAGTGCCTCGTGGGAAAACCGCCCTTCCAG GCCAACAGCCCGCAGGATCTGCGCATGTTTTACGAGAAGAACAAGACGCTGGAGCCAAG CATTCCGAGGGAGACCTCTCCGCACCTGTGCGACCTGCTCCTGGGCCTGCTGCAGAGGAACCAGAAGGACCGCATGGATTTCG aCGCATTTTTCAGCCACCCTTTCCTGGATCCAGCGTCAACTATTAAGAAAT CTTGCCCAGTGCCTGTTCCCAGCTGTCCCGGCTCCGTGTTGgacagtacctgtggcagctcCCCCTCCTGCCGATACGTCTCCCCCCCA tccctGCCCGACATGCAGACTCTGCCCGAGGACGTGCTGGCCTCGCCCCCCCTCGGGCCCCCAAACTacctgcagctctccaaggAGTCCGGCGGCAGCACCAGCAGCAAGAACTCCTCCTGCGACACGGACGACTTCGTGCTGGTGCCCCACCTCTCCGGAGAGCAGtcct atGACCTGCCGTTAGGGGCCACAGGCAGACGACCTTCCAGCGAGTTCCTCATGTGTGGAGG gcagccgccgccgccgccgcacgccGGCCAGACGCCGGCGGTGTCCCCGCGCGCGGAGACCACGCCCATCCCGGTGCCCACCCAGGTGCGCAACTACCAGCGGATCAAGCAGAACCTGTCCAGCAGCCCCAGCCCCACGCAGTACGGCTCCCCCAG GTCCGGTACGGTGCGCCGGTCCAACACCAGCCCCATGGGCTTCCCCAAGGCGGGCTCCGGGTCGCCCAGCTCGGCTGAGGGGGCCCAAACACTGGGCCGGCGCCTCTCCACCGGCTCCTCCCGCCcctactccccctcccccctgggtGAGCGCgcgcccgtctgtctgtccgtctgtctgtctgcctgttcatctgtctgtctgtctgtctgcctgttcatctgcctgtctgtctgtgtgtctgtctgtctgtcccagctgtctgtgtgtctgtct TTGGCCCATTCCCAGAGGCAGCTGTCCAGTGCTGCTGTGGCACATCTCAGGCTGGCGAACCCAGCTCACTGGAG TTTTccctgctcacccccccccccccctcctcccacaggGTCCCCTGGCCCCCCCTCCCAGTTGCTAGGAGCCCGGCTGCACAGCGCCCCCACCCTGACGGAAGTCTACCACAAGCAGAAGCTGCAGAAGCAGCTGTCGGACCCCGTGTACCCGATCCAGCCCTCCAGCTCCGCCTACCCCAGCAGCCACTCCCCCCAGCTGGGCCGGCCCGGCAGCCTGGGCACCTCCCCCACCAAGCACCTGGGCTCCTCCCCCCGCTCCTCCGATTGGCTGCAGAAGTCCCCGCTGCCCACCATCATCGGCTCTCCCACTAAG ACGACGGCGCCTTTCAAGATCCCCAAAACGCAGGCGTCCTGCAACCTGATGGCCCTGGCGTCCCAGCAGGGCCTGGCGGACAGCCCCGCCAGAACCCTGGGAGAGTCCCGGGACCTCTGCGCCCACCACTGCACCCCGTACCCCAGCGCGCGCCAGGCCACCCCCGAGCCAAGCAGGACCACCTTCGGCCG GTCGGTCAGCACGGGTCGTCTCTCCGAGCCGGTGAGGATCTCCCTGGGGGGTCAGCCCTACCAGGGCAGCACCGACAGCCTGAACACTGAGAGGCCCATGGACACAG CCCCTGCAGGGATCGGTGGGGCGAGCCCTCGCACCGTGCTGTTCACCGTGGGGTCTCCCCCAAAGTGCAGCACCCCGCCCACCTGCAGTCACCTGGGCTCCCGGCCACGCACCACCTCAG tggggtCCAGCAGCTCTGCAGGGTCTCTGTGCTCCACCAGTGGGCGTGTGTATATGGGGTCCCCGCCCAGCATGGCCATAGGCTCCTCCCCCCCTGGCGCGGAGGCGGGGCCCAGCAGCCTGCGCTACGTCCCCTACggcacctccccccccagcctggaCGGCTTCATCACGTTCGAGGCCCCTGAACTACCCGAGGAAACGCTCATGGAG CGGGAGCACACGGACACGctgatgcacctgcgcatgatGCTGTCCTTCACCGACGGCGTGCTGGAGATCGCCGCggtgcgggcgggcggggcagaTCTGGGCGTGTCCGCCgcctctctctacccccctcaGGACAGCGTGGTGGTGGACCAGATCAGCCAGCTCAGCAGGGAGTGGGG gcagGTGGAGCAGTTGGTGCTGTATATGAAGGCTGCCCAGCTCCTGGCCTCCTCCCTGCACCTGGCCAAGGCCCAGATAAAATCCGCCAAACTCAACCCCTCCACCGCCGTCAAACAAG TGGTGCGCAGCCTGAACGAGCGCTATAAGAGCTGCATCTCTCTGTGCCGGCGCCTGACGGACCGCCTGCAGCACTTCTTCTCCGATAAGCAGCGCTTCGTGGACGAGATCAACAGTGTGACAGCCGAGAAACTCATCTACAACCACGCTGTGGAGAtg gtgcAGACGGCGGCGCTGGATGAGATGTTCCAGCAGACGGAGGACATCGCCTTCCGCTACAACAAGGCCGCCATGCTGCTGGAGgggctgtccaaggtcctgcagGACCCGGCCGACATCGAGAACGTCAACAAGT ATAAAGCCAGTGTGGAGCGGCGGATCTCTGCACTCTGTTACTGCACTGTCACGCTGTACGAGTAG